A section of the Mangifera indica cultivar Alphonso chromosome 12, CATAS_Mindica_2.1, whole genome shotgun sequence genome encodes:
- the LOC123192710 gene encoding calmodulin-binding transcription activator 1-like: protein MELPATGVPLRLTAEQVREQARQRWFHTTELCEIFAKHDTLNIHISQPQQRPTNGAFFAITMQKLREFRKDGHVWAKKKDGKTIQESHENLKVNGVGVLNCLYAYGEKENNFQRRIYRMIKKEHPDIVLFHYRKDQNQENSKIWRRGIKPIKLNPQSIQEPEKVIPTLAVTGFSSDIVAHSSNQLSLLPRTANTSNLNIQENVESAGCSSGIVNHDNYQLSLALKTAGSQNSIQANGQPSGTSFGIVNHENYQLSLPPQTANTSNLNIQENVESAGCSSGIVNHDNYQLSLALKTAGSQNSIQANGQPSGTSFGIVNHENYQLSLPPQTANTSNLNIQENVESAGCSSGIVNHDNYQLSLALKTAGSQNSIQANGQPSGTSFGIVNHENYQLSLPPQTANTSNLNIQENVESAGCFSGIVNHDNYQLSLAPKTADTGNQNSIQANAQPSGSSFGIVNHENYQLSLPPSTTDSSNQSNIQGNAESAGDDVGLRGINGSTIRRFA from the exons ATGGAGCTTCCAGCGACAGGCGTTCCTTTAAGATTAA CTGCTGAACAAGTACGGGAACAGGCTCGACAACGATGGTTTCATACAACTgaattatgtgaaatatttgCAAAGCATGACACCCTTAATATACATATATCTCAACCACAACAAAGGCCGACAA ATGGTGCATTTTTTGCAATTACCATGCAAAAGCTTCGGGAGTTTAGGAAAGATGGACATGTCTGGGCTAAAAAGAAGGACGGTAAAACGATTCAGGAATCTCATGAGAACCTCAAG GTTAACGGTGTTGGGGTGTTGAACTGTTTGTACGCATACGGAGAAAAAGAGAACAATTTTCAGAGACGTATATATCGGATGATTAAAAA GGAACATCCAGATATAGTTCTTTTTCATTACCGAAAAGACCAG AATCAGGAAAACAGTAAAATTTGGAGACGTGGCATAAAACCCATCAAATTAAACCCTCAGTCCATCCAAGAACCTGAAAAAGTTATACCCACTTTGGCTGTGACGGGTTTTTCCTCTGACATTGTTGCTCATAGCAGTAACCAATTGTCTTTGCTTCCACGGACTGCAAATACAAGCAACCTGAACATTCAGGAAAATGTTGAATCTGCAG GTTGTTCCTCCGGCATTGTCAATCATGACAACTACCAATTGTCCTTGGCTCTAAAAACTGCAGGCAGCCAGAACAGCATCCAGGCTAATGGTCAACCTTCAG GTACTTCCTTTGGCATTGTCAACCATGAAAACTACCAATTGTCTTTGCCTCCTCAAACTGCAAATACAAGCAACCTGAACATTCAGGAAAATGTTGAATCTGCAG GTTGTTCCTCCGGCATTGTCAATCATGACAACTACCAATTGTCCTTGGCTCTAAAAACTGCAGGCAGCCAGAACAGCATCCAGGCTAATGGTCAACCTTCAG GTACTTCCTTTGGCATTGTCAACCATGAAAACTACCAATTGTCTTTGCCTCCTCAAACTGCAAATACAAGCAACCTGAACATTCAGGAAAATGTTGAATCTGCAG GTTGTTCCTCCGGCATTGTCAATCATGACAACTACCAATTGTCCTTGGCTCTAAAAACTGCAGGCAGCCAGAACAGCATCCAGGCTAATGGTCAACCTTCAG GTACTTCCTTTGGCATTGTCAACCATGAAAACTACCAATTGTCTTTGCCTCCTCAAACTGCAAATACAAGCAACCTGAACATTCAGGAAAATGTTGAATCTGCAG GTTGTTTCTCTGGCATTGTCAATCATGACAACTACCAATTGTCCTTGGCTCCAAAAACTGCAGATACGGGCAACCAGAACAGCATCCAGGCTAATGCTCAACCTTCAG GTTCTTCCTTTGGCATTGTCAACCATGAAAACTACCAACTGTCTTTGCCTCCGAGCACTACAGATTCAAGTAACCAGAGCAACATTCAGGGAAATGCTGAATCTGCAG GAGATGATGTTGGATTGCGGGGGATTAATGGGTCAACCATCAGGAGATTTGCATGA